In a genomic window of Accipiter gentilis chromosome 23, bAccGen1.1, whole genome shotgun sequence:
- the BARX1 gene encoding homeobox protein BarH-like 1 yields the protein MQHPLELGAAHYFPAEAFPDHRSHRYRSFMIEEILTDPPDAKGAAPAGELLKFGVQALLSARPYHNHLAVLKAEPAAVFKFPLAPLGCSGLGSALLAAGSGLQGGSASPHLPLELHLRGKLEPGPPEPGSKAKKGRRSRTVFTELQLMGLEKRFEKQKYLSTPDRIDLAESLGLSQLQVKTWYQNRRMKWKKIVLQGGGLESPTKPKGRPKKNSIPSSEQLSEQERARDAEKPPESLGSPAEVSQEE from the exons ATGCAGCACCCGCTGGAGCTGGGGGCCGCGCACTACTTCCCGGCCGAAGCCTTCCCCGACCACCGCTCGCACCGCTACCGCAGCTTCATGATCGAGGAGATCCTCACCGACCCCCCGGACGCCAAAGGGGCCGCGCCGGCCGGGGAGCTGCTCAAATTCGGGGTGCAGGCGCTGCTCTCCGCCCGGCCCTACCACAACCACCTCG CGGTGCTGAAGGCGGAGCCGGCCGCCGTGTTCAAGTTCCCGCTGGCTCCCTtgggctgctcggggctgggcTCGGCGCTGCTGGCCGCCGGCTCGGGGCTGCAGGGCGGCTCCGCCTCGCCCCATCTCCCGCTGGAGCTGCACCTCCGCGGCAAGCTGGAGCCGGGCCCCCCGGAGCCGGGCAGCAAGGCCAAGAAGGGGCGCCGGAGCCGCACCGTCTTCACCGAGCTGCAGCTCATGGGGCTGGAGAAGCGCTTCGAGAAGCAGAAATACCTCTCCACGCCCGACAG AATAGACCTGGCCGAATCGCTGGGGCTCAGCCAGCTCCAGGTGAAAACCTGGTACCAGAACAGGCgcatgaaatggaagaaaata GTGTTGCAGGGGGGCGGCCTGGAGTCCCCCACCAAGCCCAAGGGCCGCCCCAAGAAGAACTCCATCCCCAGCAGCGAGCAGCTCTCGGAGCAGGAGCGAGCCCGGGACGCCGAGAAGCCGCCCGAGAGCCTGGGCTCGCCGGCCGAGGTCAGCCAGGAGGAGTGA